A single genomic interval of Peribacillus sp. FSL H8-0477 harbors:
- a CDS encoding M24 family metallopeptidase, with product MIKLEQFRAAMEKAGLDGCLLTNTYNIRYMSNFTGSSGVVLISQSEAKFITDFRYMEQAAKQAVGYEIIKHKGSVVAAVAEQAKAMGIKKLGFEQDQVTYSYYKALESVFLGELTPVSGLTEKLRLIKTPAEIKILKDAAEIADAAFAHIVTFIRPGLTELEISNELEFFMRRQGATSSSFDTIVASGKRSALPHGVATSKVIESGDFVTLDYGAYYNGYVSDITRTLAVGQPSDELKKIYQIVLEAQLAGMSGIKPGMTGKEADALTRDIIEGHGYGPYFGHSTGHGIGLEVHEEPGLSAKSDVILMPGMAVTVEPGIYLPEIGGVRIEDDTLITKEGNEALTHSPKKLLIL from the coding sequence ATGATAAAATTAGAGCAGTTCCGAGCTGCAATGGAAAAAGCCGGATTAGATGGATGTTTACTAACAAATACATATAATATTCGCTACATGTCAAATTTCACAGGAAGTTCAGGCGTTGTCTTAATTTCTCAATCAGAAGCAAAATTTATTACAGATTTCCGTTATATGGAGCAGGCCGCCAAGCAAGCGGTTGGATATGAGATTATTAAGCATAAGGGCAGCGTGGTGGCTGCTGTTGCCGAACAAGCCAAGGCAATGGGGATTAAAAAGCTTGGCTTTGAGCAGGATCAGGTAACTTATTCATATTATAAAGCGTTGGAAAGCGTATTCTTAGGTGAATTGACTCCAGTATCAGGTCTGACCGAGAAATTACGCTTGATAAAGACTCCTGCAGAGATTAAGATATTAAAGGACGCTGCCGAGATTGCAGATGCAGCATTTGCGCATATTGTTACCTTCATTCGCCCGGGTTTAACCGAGCTTGAAATTTCAAATGAGCTTGAATTCTTTATGAGAAGACAAGGAGCGACTTCCTCTTCATTCGATACCATCGTCGCTTCTGGGAAACGTTCTGCTCTTCCACATGGTGTTGCGACAAGTAAAGTCATTGAAAGTGGTGACTTTGTAACCCTGGATTATGGTGCCTACTATAATGGGTATGTATCTGATATAACCAGAACGCTTGCAGTGGGCCAGCCATCAGATGAATTGAAAAAGATCTATCAAATTGTTCTAGAAGCCCAATTAGCCGGAATGTCTGGCATTAAGCCTGGTATGACTGGTAAAGAAGCGGACGCTCTAACGAGGGATATTATCGAGGGTCACGGATACGGTCCTTATTTCGGTCATTCAACTGGTCATGGAATTGGACTTGAAGTCCATGAAGAGCCTGGACTATCTGCTAAATCAGATGTCATCCTAATGCCAGGTATGGCAGTAACGGTTGAACCAGGTATTTATCTGCCCGAAATTGGCGGTGTACGCATCGAAGATGATACACTTATCACTAAAGAAGGCAACGAAGCATTAACACATTCACCAAAGAAACTACTTATTTTGTAA
- the spoIIIAC gene encoding stage III sporulation protein AC — MGIDVDIIFKIAGVGIVVAFIHTILDQVGKKEYAQWVTLFGFIYILFMVASIIEDLFQKIKSVFLFQ; from the coding sequence ATGGGGATTGATGTTGATATCATCTTTAAGATAGCGGGTGTTGGGATTGTGGTGGCATTCATCCACACCATTCTAGATCAAGTCGGTAAAAAGGAGTATGCCCAGTGGGTAACACTTTTTGGCTTTATCTATATTTTATTCATGGTAGCCTCCATTATTGAAGATTTATTTCAAAAAATAAAATCAGTCTTTCTATTTCAGTAG
- a CDS encoding SpoIIIAH-like family protein, with translation MLLKKQTVWLLTMLSLVVVLSVYYLTSPEQQGTNMAVTEEQEKEQEKEQAVEKAKESGSSEEKAQVTITSGDDEFAAMRIAIDEERSKQSEKYDAEMGKGDMSSDDINKAYDAIEQISEARISEEILETTIVSSLDLEAALVRIEGSDVNVLVKADELSKEAANEIVQLVDSEVKNAQNVVVEHQPKK, from the coding sequence ATGTTATTGAAAAAACAAACGGTGTGGTTATTAACCATGTTAAGCCTAGTGGTCGTATTGTCCGTTTATTATTTGACATCGCCTGAGCAGCAAGGAACAAATATGGCTGTGACTGAAGAACAAGAAAAAGAACAAGAAAAAGAACAAGCGGTTGAAAAAGCGAAAGAAAGTGGATCATCAGAAGAAAAAGCACAAGTTACGATTACCTCTGGTGATGACGAATTTGCAGCGATGAGAATTGCCATTGATGAAGAACGTTCGAAGCAAAGTGAAAAATATGATGCAGAAATGGGTAAAGGCGATATGTCTTCAGATGATATCAATAAAGCCTATGATGCAATTGAACAAATCAGTGAGGCTAGAATTTCAGAAGAAATCCTCGAGACAACGATTGTCTCTTCATTGGATTTAGAGGCGGCTTTGGTCCGGATTGAAGGCAGTGATGTAAATGTATTAGTAAAAGCTGATGAATTATCTAAAGAAGCGGCAAATGAAATTGTGCAGCTAGTAGACAGTGAAGTGAAAAATGCACAAAATGTTGTCGTTGAACACCAACCAAAAAAATAA
- the spoIIIAF gene encoding stage III sporulation protein AF, with product MEFITGWVTNIILFVLLATVIDMLLPSSAMQKYAKMTIGLLLIAVILSPILELFNKDFEGLLTVVTKDFQNGEGNNLENLTELKKKEIQVEQDAYILKKMAVLLKTGVEEELIDKYQMEIAEIDIKGEQKGQARTPEDLDLQKITLVLVDSKEKDEVVEAVAKVEINTKRQVDQSSEAERVKGFLADQWSVDEEIIEIAGKKGGDAVEK from the coding sequence TTGGAATTTATAACGGGCTGGGTTACGAATATCATTCTTTTTGTCCTTCTAGCAACGGTCATTGATATGCTGCTTCCAAGCTCAGCTATGCAAAAATATGCCAAAATGACAATTGGTTTACTGTTAATTGCCGTTATTCTGTCTCCAATTCTTGAATTGTTTAACAAGGATTTTGAAGGGCTGCTGACAGTAGTCACGAAAGATTTTCAAAATGGTGAAGGAAATAATCTCGAAAATTTAACAGAATTAAAGAAAAAAGAAATACAAGTAGAGCAAGATGCATATATTTTAAAAAAAATGGCTGTCCTATTGAAGACAGGTGTCGAAGAGGAGTTGATAGATAAGTATCAAATGGAAATAGCAGAGATTGATATTAAAGGAGAGCAAAAGGGGCAGGCAAGGACACCAGAGGATCTCGATTTACAAAAAATCACGCTTGTACTTGTTGATTCAAAAGAAAAGGATGAAGTGGTGGAAGCAGTAGCGAAAGTAGAGATTAATACAAAAAGACAAGTTGATCAATCCTCTGAAGCTGAAAGAGTAAAGGGATTTCTTGCAGACCAATGGTCGGTTGATGAGGAAATAATTGAAATAGCCGGGAAAAAGGGGGGCGATGCTGTTGAAAAATGA
- the spoIIIAG gene encoding stage III sporulation protein AG: protein MLLKNDKGPFAWITRLLKLKEEEGKEKKPPMYLYAVVVLLLGTGIMIAGNVINTDQPPSTNDTAASVFNQNETEEDVEVFGKKANTEFKNSRDYEVYLQNEMKDALESIAGVEDVKVVVYVEASEKNIYEKNKTTQRQVTDETDQEGGKRTVEDTSVDEQLVIIKNSDKEEPIISETRKPQVSGVLVVAKGADNIQIKKWIIEAVTRALDVPSHRVSVLPKK from the coding sequence ATGCTGTTGAAAAATGATAAAGGTCCATTCGCATGGATAACCCGCCTTTTAAAGCTAAAAGAAGAGGAAGGCAAGGAAAAGAAACCGCCAATGTATCTGTATGCAGTGGTTGTCCTGCTCCTCGGAACCGGAATTATGATTGCAGGCAACGTTATTAATACCGACCAGCCGCCCTCAACGAATGATACTGCTGCATCTGTATTTAATCAGAATGAGACGGAGGAAGATGTGGAGGTATTTGGCAAAAAGGCGAATACAGAATTTAAAAATTCACGAGATTATGAGGTGTATTTACAAAATGAAATGAAGGACGCGCTTGAATCGATTGCTGGAGTCGAGGATGTGAAGGTTGTTGTCTATGTCGAGGCATCAGAAAAAAATATTTATGAGAAAAACAAAACTACGCAAAGACAAGTTACAGATGAAACGGATCAAGAAGGTGGTAAACGCACTGTAGAAGATACCTCCGTGGATGAGCAGCTTGTTATCATCAAGAACAGCGATAAAGAAGAGCCGATAATATCTGAAACGAGAAAGCCTCAGGTGAGTGGTGTTTTGGTGGTAGCAAAAGGTGCTGACAACATTCAAATCAAAAAATGGATTATTGAAGCAGTAACACGTGCTTTGGATGTACCAAGCCATCGGGTTTCTGTTTTACCCAAAAAATAA
- the spoIIIAD gene encoding stage III sporulation protein AD: MKIAGVALIATFLALILKEQKPNFAFLLIVFVGCSIFLFLADKIYEIIKMLESLAVNAHVNMMYMETILKIIGIAYIAEFASQITKDAGQGSLASKIELSGKILILAMAIPILTVIIETIIQLIPS, encoded by the coding sequence ATTAAAATTGCCGGAGTAGCCCTAATTGCTACCTTTCTCGCCTTAATTCTAAAAGAACAGAAACCTAATTTCGCCTTTTTATTAATTGTCTTTGTTGGGTGTTCTATCTTTCTGTTTTTAGCGGATAAAATCTATGAAATTATAAAAATGCTTGAAAGCCTGGCAGTAAATGCGCATGTCAATATGATGTACATGGAAACGATTCTAAAAATTATCGGTATTGCTTACATTGCAGAATTCGCCTCACAAATAACAAAAGATGCAGGTCAGGGATCACTCGCCTCTAAAATTGAGTTAAGCGGGAAAATCCTTATCCTCGCAATGGCAATTCCAATTTTGACGGTGATCATTGAAACAATTATTCAATTGATACCAAGTTAA
- the spoIIIAB gene encoding stage III sporulation protein SpoIIIAB: protein MIKLIGAAIIILVTTWAGFEAAKHLALRPKQLRQIKLALQSLEAEIMYGQTPLQDAARKLSKLVPMPLSLFFESFSGLLSSGNTTVKQAWEESLQRVWGLLALKQGEFEILVQFGETLGRHDRHHQQKQILLTLTHLEREEAEAIDRQLKYEKMMKSLGFLSGLLLTLLLL from the coding sequence GTGATCAAATTGATTGGAGCAGCGATCATTATTCTCGTGACAACCTGGGCAGGTTTTGAGGCAGCGAAGCATCTTGCACTGAGACCCAAGCAGCTGCGTCAAATCAAGCTGGCACTACAATCGTTAGAAGCGGAAATTATGTACGGACAAACCCCTCTGCAAGATGCAGCGAGAAAGCTATCCAAGCTGGTACCAATGCCGCTATCCCTATTTTTTGAATCCTTTTCGGGCCTTCTTTCTTCAGGAAATACCACGGTAAAACAAGCATGGGAGGAAAGCTTACAGCGAGTATGGGGATTGCTGGCTCTTAAGCAGGGAGAATTCGAAATTCTTGTACAGTTTGGTGAAACGCTGGGACGCCATGATCGGCACCATCAGCAAAAGCAGATTTTACTTACTTTAACACATCTTGAACGGGAGGAAGCAGAAGCAATCGACCGACAGCTGAAGTATGAAAAGATGATGAAGAGCTTAGGGTTTTTATCTGGTCTGTTATTGACTCTATTGCTGCTATAG
- the efp gene encoding elongation factor P, whose amino-acid sequence MISVNDFKTNVTIEVDNAIWQVIEFQHVKPGKGAAFVRSKLRNIRTGSIQEKTFRAGEKVAKAHIENRKMQYLYASGDNHVFMDNETYDQIELPGDSIKNELRFLKENMEVHVMSFQSETLGVALPNTVVLEVTETEPGIKGDTSSGGTKSATLETGLSVQVPFFINEGDKLIINTSEASYVSRA is encoded by the coding sequence ATGATTTCTGTAAATGATTTTAAAACCAACGTAACAATCGAAGTAGATAACGCTATTTGGCAAGTTATTGAATTCCAACATGTTAAACCTGGTAAAGGTGCAGCATTTGTGCGTTCTAAACTTCGTAATATCCGTACTGGTTCTATTCAGGAAAAAACGTTCCGTGCCGGTGAAAAAGTAGCTAAAGCACATATCGAAAACCGTAAAATGCAATATTTATATGCAAGCGGCGATAATCATGTGTTCATGGATAACGAAACATATGACCAAATTGAACTTCCAGGAGATTCAATTAAGAACGAACTAAGATTCCTAAAAGAAAACATGGAAGTTCACGTGATGTCATTCCAAAGTGAAACATTAGGGGTTGCTCTTCCAAATACGGTTGTTCTTGAAGTGACTGAAACTGAACCAGGTATTAAGGGTGATACGTCTTCAGGCGGTACAAAATCTGCAACGCTTGAAACAGGTCTTTCTGTTCAAGTTCCATTCTTCATTAACGAAGGTGACAAATTAATTATCAATACGAGTGAAGCATCTTACGTTTCACGCGCATAA
- the spoIIIAE gene encoding stage III sporulation protein AE → MKQWILYAFLVVLVLFIVQADVATAAENDEETLTDELVQSQIERIGIEDITKFWDDIVTEYGGFLPESQKGSFMDFVTGDKEFSFSEWFKGLGKFVFHELLVNGKLLGSLILLTIFSMFLQSLQNAFEQSSISKVAYSIVYMVLIILALNSFHVAIQYTTETIDKMIAFLMAMIPLLLALVASSGGIISAAFFHPVLIFLMNTSGILIQYVVLPMLFLSAILNIVSTLTEQYKVTQLAQMLRNWAIGLLGAFMTIFLGVISVQGSTSAVADGITIRTAKFVTGNFIPVIGRMFTDATDTVISASVLLKNMVGMAGVAVLLLIVVFPALKILTLSLIYKLSASLLQPLGGGPVIKCLDIISKSMIYIFAALAIVSMMFFLSITIIIAAGNITLMVR, encoded by the coding sequence ATGAAGCAATGGATCCTCTATGCATTCCTAGTAGTGCTTGTCCTGTTTATTGTACAAGCCGACGTTGCAACAGCTGCTGAAAATGATGAAGAAACACTTACGGATGAACTGGTTCAGTCCCAAATAGAACGTATTGGTATAGAAGATATTACGAAGTTCTGGGACGATATTGTCACCGAATACGGCGGTTTTCTACCAGAAAGTCAGAAGGGAAGCTTCATGGATTTCGTCACGGGTGATAAAGAGTTTTCCTTTTCTGAATGGTTTAAGGGGTTAGGGAAATTTGTTTTTCATGAACTGTTGGTCAACGGAAAGCTATTGGGGTCGCTGATCTTGCTGACGATATTCAGTATGTTTCTACAATCACTGCAAAATGCCTTTGAGCAAAGCTCAATCAGTAAGGTTGCGTATTCTATTGTTTATATGGTGTTAATCATTCTAGCTCTCAATAGCTTTCATGTGGCCATTCAATATACGACGGAGACCATTGATAAGATGATTGCCTTTTTGATGGCCATGATTCCTTTGCTGTTAGCGCTCGTTGCTTCTTCGGGTGGGATTATCTCAGCGGCTTTTTTTCATCCAGTACTGATCTTTTTGATGAATACGAGCGGGATTTTGATTCAATACGTAGTCCTGCCGATGCTCTTTTTGTCAGCCATCCTTAATATTGTGAGTACACTCACTGAGCAGTATAAAGTAACCCAGCTTGCCCAGATGCTTCGAAATTGGGCCATTGGCCTTCTTGGCGCGTTCATGACTATTTTTTTGGGCGTGATTTCTGTCCAAGGATCAACCTCAGCGGTAGCGGATGGCATTACGATTAGAACGGCTAAGTTTGTAACGGGAAACTTTATACCCGTTATCGGAAGAATGTTTACAGATGCTACGGATACGGTCATTAGTGCCTCGGTCTTATTGAAAAATATGGTGGGGATGGCGGGAGTAGCAGTTCTGCTGTTAATCGTTGTTTTTCCTGCATTAAAGATTTTAACCCTCTCTCTCATTTATAAATTGTCAGCAAGTCTATTACAGCCCTTAGGAGGGGGCCCAGTCATCAAATGTCTCGACATCATTAGTAAGAGCATGATCTATATTTTTGCAGCGCTGGCTATTGTCTCAATGATGTTTTTCCTTAGTATTACGATCATTATTGCGGCTGGTAATATCACCTTAATGGTCAGATAG
- the spoIIIAA gene encoding stage III sporulation protein AA, with protein METVISFLPKKLQEQFRRIPEALTAQIEELRVRVGRPLEIMVAGEPAFLPYTADSEDAQQLLNHLSHFSLYTVEEELRRGYITISGGHRVGLAGKVILENGRVKAIRDVSSFNIRIARQKIGAAEMLMPSVYSNGWLHTMIIGAPQTGKTTLLRDMARIISTGSESMNIPPKKVGIVDERSEIAGCVNGIPQLEFGPRVDVLDGCPKAEGMMMLIRSMSPDVLVADEIGRNEDADAVLEAVNSGITMLITTHGHSLAEVKKRPFIAKILDMNIFERFVELNRAEGSNRVYRIIDGQGRVVNKDEVGNK; from the coding sequence ATGGAGACGGTCATATCCTTTTTGCCAAAAAAACTTCAGGAGCAGTTTCGCAGAATTCCCGAAGCCTTAACTGCCCAAATTGAGGAGCTGCGCGTTCGAGTAGGACGACCACTGGAAATCATGGTTGCAGGAGAACCTGCATTTTTACCATATACAGCAGATTCAGAGGATGCCCAACAGCTTCTTAATCACTTAAGTCATTTTTCCCTCTATACCGTCGAAGAGGAATTGAGACGAGGATATATAACCATCAGCGGGGGACATCGTGTTGGGTTGGCAGGGAAAGTAATTCTCGAAAATGGTCGTGTAAAAGCAATACGGGACGTTTCTTCTTTCAATATCCGGATTGCCCGGCAGAAAATTGGAGCCGCTGAAATGCTGATGCCAAGTGTGTATAGTAATGGCTGGCTTCACACGATGATTATTGGAGCGCCGCAGACGGGGAAAACAACGTTGCTTCGAGATATGGCTAGAATCATTTCAACAGGAAGTGAGTCGATGAACATACCCCCGAAAAAGGTAGGGATTGTTGACGAGCGTTCTGAGATTGCTGGTTGTGTGAATGGTATTCCGCAGCTTGAGTTTGGTCCCCGGGTTGACGTGCTTGATGGATGCCCAAAAGCTGAAGGAATGATGATGTTAATCCGTTCGATGTCTCCGGACGTCCTAGTTGCCGATGAAATTGGGCGGAATGAAGATGCAGACGCTGTGTTGGAAGCAGTCAATTCAGGAATTACGATGTTAATTACTACACATGGACATTCATTAGCAGAAGTGAAGAAACGTCCCTTTATTGCGAAAATCCTCGATATGAACATTTTTGAGCGATTCGTCGAGTTAAACCGAGCGGAAGGCTCAAATCGGGTCTATCGAATTATAGATGGTCAGGGACGAGTAGTAAATAAAGATGAGGTGGGCAATAAGTGA
- the aroQ gene encoding type II 3-dehydroquinate dehydratase: MSKLLLINGPNLNRLGKREPVHYGRTTLPELELSLIEKAQNLQTELICFQSNHEGAIIDKLHWAEDEGVEGVIINPGAFTHYSYAIRDAVAGIELPVIEVHISNIHARESFRHVSVIAPVCAGQIVGLGIEGYGLALEALVNIVKGRSES; encoded by the coding sequence TTGGGGAAAAGGGAGCCTGTCCATTATGGCAGGACAACACTCCCAGAACTGGAACTAAGCTTGATAGAAAAAGCCCAGAATCTTCAGACTGAATTAATCTGTTTCCAATCCAATCATGAAGGGGCAATCATTGATAAGCTGCACTGGGCAGAAGATGAGGGCGTGGAAGGGGTAATTATCAATCCTGGAGCCTTCACACATTATAGTTACGCCATTAGAGATGCTGTTGCTGGGATTGAGCTTCCAGTTATAGAGGTTCATATTTCTAACATTCATGCTCGAGAAAGTTTTCGTCATGTATCGGTAATTGCACCTGTATGTGCCGGTCAAATTGTTGGGCTGGGGATTGAAGGATACGGCCTTGCTTTAGAGGCATTAGTGAACATTGTAAAGGGGAGATCAGAGTCATGA